A DNA window from Cobetia marina contains the following coding sequences:
- the recC gene encoding exodeoxyribonuclease V subunit gamma, which produces MFTVLHANHLEDLRDLALKVIKAAPQPPLVPETFLVQSNGMAQWLRLSLAEADGIAASVDFPLPSSFVWRAYRGVLGGVLGDEIPELSPFDKGPLAWRLLRLLPGLLADESQAECYAPLRDYLCRDERGQLIEAVGEGALPALPEGPEAERQQWQLACQLADLFDQYLNYRPEWVRSWESGLEDDNFRDAFARQQAAGELPANLLPDNLPASQKWQPALWRAVLADAPPSSRQHHRAALHGRFVAAARALESLPSSRRHPLPPRLFVFGISALPGQTLDALHALSGVMDIYLMITNPCRHYWGDIVSDREAVRRSMRADSLRMDSERVARQRARHPEAPALTGLAEEELHLKANPLLAGLGAQGRDFIVNLYEFESALSGRDSGFDLELDVFVPRISEDTPPEQAPLLHQIQDEILELVHPGERALAEGSPRRLEAQDDSISLVSAHSALREVEILHDRLLAAFERAHEAARQGEGEPLRPRDILVMVPDIDRYAPYIEAVFGQLPPGNPRHIPFTIADRVASQANPLLGLVLMLLELPERRLGVSEVLDALDVAAFRRRFAIEEGELERLRRWLADSGVRWGLSGEHREQLGFMPLDENSWRFGLERMLLGYATGSPAAGSQAAGSPIQGEQSADLMDGLMDGLVDMNGLSFDGVVPFDEVAGLEAELAGKVGELIESLDRWRRWLDTSRTPADWATTLQRLWEESLSPDSAEEFDILARLQAALSRLDKGWQQAGFEGCLSLKVVREALRGELDSGGLAQRFLAGRVNFATLMPMRAIPFREVHLLGMNDGDYPRVRMPQDFDLMASRPQPGDRSRRDDDRYLFLEALLAARDRLSISWVGRDQRDNGERPPSVLVGELLDYIELGWTPETHAEAPGVSREVALRERLITEHPLQPFSRRYFHASQATAGDLFSYDASWSSLYRAAGQAPTSEASPANQREASQASAAGAAALKQLVEQAPESHLRLGADSLARFLRRPWQLGLDRVGVRFRDAEVPDEDNEPFAPDGLENFTLTRELLDAALTGQSLPLAAERLRRAGRLPALGFADALIEPRLKRLDQQLASWRDQLSDATSLPPRTLEVPLIMQDEDGRPLRVTLTTRLISRRQLRDDAEGESCLLATLEATHFGTLKPGKEGRYKKLGKPHRLLAGYLDWLMANARPGLGEVAGDQGTRREGYQWLAVFEDRWLLFPALRIEQAEAALRHLVKAYAQGWQAPLAAALELATTLWEVVGEEDRSALFGALKAQAADGTPTLETALAAIHKPWLADSLSRAMETRFTEDIFKGPQALRRQEGALGELWPEFDAFARAGGVLNSVQLYQPLIESMIGVRQGILGERAVELATGKAQP; this is translated from the coding sequence ATGTTTACCGTTCTTCACGCCAATCACCTCGAGGATCTGCGCGATCTGGCGCTCAAGGTGATCAAGGCCGCTCCCCAGCCTCCGCTGGTGCCGGAAACCTTTCTCGTCCAGTCCAACGGCATGGCCCAGTGGCTGAGGTTGTCATTGGCCGAGGCCGATGGCATCGCTGCCTCGGTCGATTTTCCACTGCCCTCAAGCTTCGTGTGGCGTGCCTATCGCGGGGTCCTGGGTGGCGTGCTGGGCGACGAGATTCCGGAGCTGTCACCCTTCGACAAGGGTCCGCTTGCCTGGCGTCTGCTGCGCCTTTTGCCGGGCCTGCTGGCCGATGAATCCCAGGCGGAATGCTATGCGCCGCTCAGGGATTACCTGTGTCGCGATGAGCGTGGCCAGCTGATCGAGGCAGTCGGTGAGGGTGCCCTGCCTGCACTGCCCGAGGGGCCGGAGGCAGAGCGTCAGCAGTGGCAGCTGGCCTGCCAGCTGGCGGATCTCTTCGACCAGTACCTCAACTATCGCCCCGAGTGGGTGCGCAGCTGGGAGAGCGGGCTGGAGGATGACAACTTCCGCGATGCCTTCGCGCGTCAGCAGGCCGCAGGCGAGCTGCCCGCCAATCTGCTGCCGGACAACCTGCCCGCCAGCCAGAAATGGCAGCCGGCCCTGTGGCGCGCGGTACTGGCGGATGCGCCGCCCAGCAGCCGGCAACATCACCGTGCCGCCCTGCATGGTCGCTTCGTCGCGGCTGCGCGCGCGCTGGAATCGCTGCCCTCATCACGCCGCCACCCGTTGCCGCCACGCCTGTTCGTGTTCGGCATCTCGGCACTGCCGGGGCAGACGCTGGATGCGCTGCATGCGCTGTCCGGGGTGATGGACATCTACCTGATGATCACCAATCCCTGCCGTCATTACTGGGGCGATATCGTCTCCGACCGCGAAGCCGTGCGGCGCAGTATGAGAGCCGACAGTCTGCGCATGGACAGCGAGCGCGTCGCGCGACAGCGTGCCCGTCACCCCGAGGCACCGGCGCTGACCGGGCTGGCGGAGGAGGAGCTGCACCTCAAGGCCAATCCGCTGCTGGCCGGGCTGGGTGCCCAGGGGCGTGACTTCATCGTCAATCTGTATGAATTCGAGAGCGCGCTGTCCGGCCGCGACAGCGGTTTCGATCTCGAACTGGACGTCTTCGTGCCGCGCATCAGCGAGGATACGCCCCCCGAGCAGGCACCGCTGCTGCATCAGATCCAGGATGAGATTCTCGAGCTGGTGCATCCCGGCGAGCGCGCCCTGGCCGAGGGAAGTCCTCGCAGGCTGGAGGCGCAAGATGATTCCATCAGTCTGGTCAGCGCCCACTCGGCGCTGCGCGAAGTCGAGATTCTGCATGACCGCCTGCTGGCGGCCTTCGAACGTGCCCACGAGGCGGCCCGGCAGGGGGAGGGCGAACCGCTGCGGCCGCGCGACATCCTGGTGATGGTGCCGGACATCGACCGATATGCCCCCTATATCGAGGCGGTCTTCGGTCAGCTGCCGCCGGGCAATCCGCGCCATATTCCCTTCACCATCGCCGACCGGGTGGCCAGTCAGGCCAATCCGCTGCTCGGACTGGTCTTGATGCTGCTGGAGCTGCCGGAGCGCCGCCTCGGCGTCAGCGAGGTGCTGGATGCGCTGGATGTCGCCGCCTTCCGGCGTCGTTTCGCCATCGAGGAGGGCGAACTTGAGCGCCTGCGGCGCTGGCTGGCCGACAGCGGCGTGCGCTGGGGGCTCTCCGGTGAGCACCGTGAGCAGCTCGGCTTCATGCCCCTCGACGAGAACAGCTGGCGCTTCGGGCTCGAGCGCATGCTGCTGGGCTACGCCACCGGCTCCCCGGCGGCAGGCTCCCAGGCGGCCGGCTCCCCAATACAAGGTGAGCAGAGCGCCGACCTGATGGACGGCCTGATGGACGGCCTTGTCGACATGAACGGCCTGAGCTTCGATGGCGTGGTGCCCTTCGATGAAGTGGCCGGTCTCGAGGCCGAACTGGCAGGCAAGGTCGGCGAGCTGATCGAGAGCCTGGATCGCTGGCGCCGCTGGCTGGACACCTCGCGTACGCCAGCGGACTGGGCGACTACGCTGCAGCGATTGTGGGAGGAGAGCCTCAGCCCGGACAGTGCCGAGGAATTCGACATTCTGGCGCGTCTGCAGGCGGCGCTTTCCCGCCTCGACAAGGGCTGGCAGCAGGCCGGTTTCGAGGGCTGTCTGTCGCTCAAGGTGGTGCGCGAGGCGCTGCGTGGCGAGCTGGACAGTGGTGGTCTCGCCCAGCGCTTCCTTGCCGGTCGGGTCAACTTCGCCACCCTGATGCCGATGCGTGCGATTCCCTTCCGCGAAGTGCACCTGCTGGGCATGAACGATGGTGACTACCCGCGCGTGCGCATGCCGCAGGATTTCGATCTGATGGCCAGCCGCCCTCAACCGGGAGACCGCTCACGGCGTGACGATGATCGCTACCTGTTCCTGGAGGCGCTGCTGGCGGCGCGGGATCGCCTGTCGATCTCGTGGGTCGGGCGTGACCAGCGCGACAACGGCGAACGGCCGCCCTCGGTACTGGTCGGGGAACTGCTTGATTACATCGAGCTGGGCTGGACCCCCGAGACGCATGCCGAGGCACCGGGTGTCTCTCGCGAAGTTGCCCTGCGCGAGCGTCTGATCACCGAGCATCCATTGCAGCCGTTCTCGCGGCGCTATTTCCATGCCTCCCAGGCGACGGCTGGCGATCTGTTCAGCTATGACGCCAGCTGGTCGAGCCTGTATCGCGCGGCGGGTCAGGCTCCAACCTCAGAGGCCTCCCCGGCGAATCAACGCGAAGCCAGTCAGGCAAGCGCGGCGGGGGCGGCCGCCTTGAAGCAGCTGGTGGAGCAGGCACCGGAGTCCCATCTGCGTCTCGGCGCGGACTCGCTGGCGCGCTTCCTGCGTCGTCCCTGGCAGCTGGGGCTGGACCGCGTCGGAGTGCGCTTCCGCGATGCCGAGGTGCCGGATGAGGACAACGAACCCTTCGCCCCCGACGGGCTGGAGAACTTCACCCTGACCCGCGAGCTGCTGGACGCCGCGCTCACCGGACAATCCTTGCCGCTGGCCGCCGAACGTCTGCGCCGGGCCGGGCGCCTGCCGGCGCTGGGCTTTGCCGATGCGCTGATCGAACCGCGCCTCAAGCGTCTCGATCAGCAGCTGGCCAGCTGGCGCGATCAGCTCAGCGATGCCACCTCGCTGCCGCCGCGCACCCTCGAGGTACCGCTGATCATGCAGGATGAGGACGGCAGGCCCTTGCGGGTGACGCTCACCACGCGTCTGATCAGCCGTCGGCAACTGCGCGATGACGCCGAGGGCGAGAGCTGCCTGCTGGCCACGTTGGAGGCGACCCACTTCGGCACCCTCAAGCCCGGCAAGGAGGGCCGCTACAAGAAGCTCGGCAAGCCGCATCGTCTGCTGGCCGGCTATCTCGACTGGCTGATGGCCAACGCGCGCCCCGGCCTCGGGGAGGTGGCGGGTGATCAGGGCACGCGCCGTGAAGGCTATCAGTGGCTGGCGGTGTTCGAGGACCGCTGGCTGCTGTTCCCCGCGCTGCGTATCGAGCAGGCCGAAGCCGCGCTGCGCCATCTCGTCAAGGCGTATGCCCAGGGCTGGCAGGCGCCGCTGGCCGCCGCGCTGGAACTGGCGACCACGCTCTGGGAGGTAGTGGGCGAGGAGGATCGCAGTGCCTTGTTCGGCGCACTCAAGGCGCAGGCCGCTGACGGCACGCCAACGCTTGAGACGGCGCTGGCCGCCATCCACAAGCCCTGGCTTGCCGACAGCCTGTCGCGCGCCATGGAAACCCGCTTCACGGAAGACATCTTCAAGGGCCCCCAGGCACTCAGGCGACAGGAAGGTGCGCTGGGCGAGCTGTGGCCGGAGTTTGACGCCTTCGCCCGTGCGGGCGGCGTGCTCAACAGCGTGCAGCTCTATCAGCCGTTGATCGAGAGCATGATCGGCGTGCGTCAGGGCATTCTCGGCGAGCGCGCGGTGGAGCTTGCCACCGGGAAGGCGCAACCATGA
- a CDS encoding UvrD-helicase domain-containing protein — MSDIRMEGMRGVESDVGSGVRSGIAQDKEAAMSDEMDPSQQGQALDIPTLPLLGQHLIEASAGTGKTFTLAALYVRLVLGPLPGQAASVSYPRPLTPPEILVVTFTEAATAELRDRIRARLKQAREALLGRASPDPILAELLAPLLTSSPAEDASRLKAAAARRLDQAARLMDDAAIFTIHGFCQRMLSRHAFDAGGRFGAELLQDGQSLLTRCVEDYWRCEFYPLAREWQALIRGRWAGPEALGEELRGLLRDGTPRPLYRDGECLEAPQDLSDLLGNAEQWRQQQQAARRAVEESFDEPAIRAVMGEAFASKALNGNSYKEAELEPRLAATAAWLASGEHDFAADMLDSKKLCWLSQAKLEKGTKKNCQTPRHPFFAALDLLAEVPAPDAVLLDQVAVHARDSVARALICEKRRLGLWEFSDLLNDLDHALDPSLNGEASQRLARQIRQELPVAMIDEFQDTDPVQYRIFRRIYPQTAGDGSCDEPLDEQHVDATDSDDADETPSTLLMIGDPKQAIYAFRGADIDTYLAARQVTPSRFTLPRNFRSSAAMVAAVNALFAQHPAPFGSEDIPFQPVEAQGTRTRLVLRHPDGREEAACALNLWWANGERLSADAHRRDMSRACRTQIQTLLEGQQRLAAGEPGLVFMDAGDSTVRGVAASDIAVLVRNGREAAAVRGALAEGGIRSVYLSEKSSVFDTPEAFELLQLFEAVAHPRDDRRLRAALATRLLADDLSLVERLVVDELAWEREVERFDGYHRDWQRRGVLPMLRGVMRDFRVGERLAARAGGSVP; from the coding sequence ATGAGCGATATTAGAATGGAAGGCATGCGCGGTGTGGAGAGTGACGTGGGGAGCGGCGTGAGGAGTGGCATCGCTCAGGACAAGGAAGCGGCAATGAGTGACGAGATGGATCCGAGCCAGCAGGGCCAGGCCCTCGATATTCCGACGCTGCCCCTGCTCGGTCAGCATCTGATCGAGGCGAGTGCCGGCACCGGCAAGACCTTCACCCTCGCTGCGCTCTACGTGCGGCTGGTGCTCGGGCCCTTGCCCGGGCAGGCGGCCAGCGTGAGCTATCCGCGTCCGCTGACGCCGCCGGAGATTCTGGTGGTGACCTTCACCGAAGCCGCCACCGCAGAGCTGCGTGACCGCATTCGCGCGCGCCTCAAGCAGGCGCGTGAGGCGCTGCTGGGGCGTGCCAGTCCTGATCCGATCCTGGCCGAATTGCTCGCGCCGCTGCTGACATCCTCACCTGCCGAGGACGCATCGCGCCTCAAGGCCGCGGCGGCACGGCGGCTCGATCAGGCCGCGCGCCTGATGGATGACGCCGCCATCTTCACCATCCACGGTTTCTGTCAGCGCATGCTCAGTCGGCATGCCTTCGATGCCGGCGGACGCTTCGGCGCCGAGCTGCTGCAGGATGGTCAGTCACTGCTGACACGTTGCGTCGAGGATTACTGGCGCTGCGAATTCTACCCGCTGGCCCGCGAGTGGCAGGCCTTGATCCGTGGGCGCTGGGCCGGCCCGGAAGCACTGGGAGAGGAGCTGCGCGGCCTGTTGCGTGACGGCACGCCACGCCCGCTGTATCGCGACGGTGAATGTCTTGAGGCCCCGCAAGACCTGAGCGATCTGCTCGGCAATGCCGAACAGTGGCGTCAGCAACAACAGGCCGCGCGGCGCGCCGTCGAGGAAAGCTTCGATGAGCCGGCCATCCGCGCGGTGATGGGCGAGGCCTTCGCCAGCAAGGCGCTCAACGGCAACAGCTACAAGGAGGCCGAGCTGGAGCCGCGCCTGGCGGCGACAGCCGCCTGGCTGGCCAGCGGCGAGCACGATTTCGCCGCCGACATGCTCGACAGCAAGAAGCTGTGCTGGCTGAGCCAGGCCAAGCTCGAGAAGGGCACCAAGAAGAACTGCCAGACGCCGCGTCACCCCTTCTTCGCGGCGCTGGACCTGCTGGCCGAGGTGCCGGCACCGGACGCCGTGCTGCTGGATCAGGTCGCCGTGCACGCGCGTGACAGCGTCGCCCGCGCCCTGATCTGCGAGAAGCGCCGTCTGGGACTCTGGGAATTCTCGGACCTGCTCAATGACCTCGACCACGCGCTGGACCCTTCGCTCAATGGCGAGGCCAGCCAGCGTCTGGCGCGTCAGATCCGTCAGGAACTGCCGGTGGCGATGATCGATGAATTCCAGGATACCGACCCGGTCCAGTACCGCATCTTCCGGCGCATCTATCCGCAGACGGCGGGCGATGGCTCGTGCGATGAGCCGCTCGATGAGCAGCACGTTGACGCTACTGACAGCGACGACGCTGACGAGACACCCAGCACGCTGTTGATGATCGGTGACCCCAAGCAGGCCATCTACGCCTTCCGCGGCGCCGATATCGACACCTATCTGGCGGCGCGCCAGGTCACCCCCTCGCGCTTCACCCTGCCGCGCAACTTCCGCTCCAGCGCCGCGATGGTGGCGGCGGTGAATGCGCTGTTCGCCCAGCATCCCGCGCCCTTCGGCAGTGAGGACATTCCCTTCCAGCCGGTCGAGGCCCAGGGCACGCGCACCCGGCTGGTGCTGCGGCATCCGGATGGCCGGGAAGAGGCCGCCTGTGCACTGAATCTGTGGTGGGCCAACGGTGAGCGCCTTAGCGCCGATGCGCATCGCCGCGACATGAGTCGCGCCTGCCGCACCCAGATCCAGACACTGCTCGAGGGCCAACAACGCCTGGCGGCGGGCGAGCCGGGGCTGGTGTTCATGGACGCGGGAGATTCGACGGTGCGGGGCGTGGCCGCCAGCGATATCGCGGTGCTGGTACGCAACGGGCGCGAGGCCGCAGCGGTGCGTGGGGCGCTTGCCGAAGGCGGTATCCGCAGCGTCTATCTGAGCGAGAAGAGCTCGGTGTTCGACACGCCGGAGGCCTTCGAGCTGCTGCAGTTGTTCGAGGCCGTGGCCCATCCGCGGGATGACCGTCGTCTGCGCGCCGCGCTGGCGACACGCCTGCTGGCGGATGACCTCTCGCTGGTCGAGCGTCTTGTGGTGGATGAGCTGGCCTGGGAGCGCGAGGTCGAGCGCTTCGATGGCTACCACCGTGACTGGCAGCGGCGCGGTGTGCTGCCGATGCTGCGCGGCGTGATGCGTGACTTCCGGGTCGGTGAGCGGCTGGCGGCCCGCGCCGGGGGGAGCGTGCCCTGA